In Phocoena phocoena chromosome 3, mPhoPho1.1, whole genome shotgun sequence, the DNA window gaaaaattctttttaaaggtcCTATTGATTTAAGCCTATTCACCGAAAGCTTACTAGTCCCCAGATAATGAAAAGGTTCTTGAAAATCTCAATAATGCTATTTTAATACAGTCTAATGCTCACCTTCCCCATTTCACGTTGAGCCTGCGGCCATTGACGATCAACTTGTTAAAGGACTTCTCAGCAGCCACTTCTGCAGCCTGTCTTGTGGCAAACTGGATAAAAGCACACTGTTGTCTCTGCACAACAGTGATTGTCCGGATCTCTCCAAACTGGTAGAAGTGATTTCTGTAGAGAAAAACGAGAGTTAATAACACAGACATTCCCAGGAAGTTGAATATggattattaacttttttttttttttttttttgcggtacgcgggcctctcactgttgtggcctctcccgtcgtggagcacaggctccggacgcgcaggctcagcggccatggctcacgggcccagccgctccgcggcatgtgggatcctcccagaccggggcacgaagccgcgtcccctgcatcagcaagcgctctctcaaccactgcgccaccagggaagccctggattacTAACTCTTTAACTGATTCACCACAAGGCAGGTGGCCCCGTGGTGATCTGCCTAATTACCTGCAGGTGGTTCCCCCATACCTTACACCCTATTGTGGGTGCTGTGTattgaggaagggaaagaaaaataacgaGTAAATAAAGGCTATCAAACATCTCAGGGTTTTTCCCATGGAGGAAAAGGGGCTCCAGAAGGCTCCCTAAAGACCTTAAACCCTAGAtaaggggttggcaaactacagtccCCATGGCTGATGAgccaagaacatttaaaaaaaaatttttttttaaggttgtaaaaaagaagagaaagagcagGTGGGAAAAAGTCTGCCACCCCCTGGGGACACTCTAGCTCACTTAGGGTTTAATGCAGATAAGCTACCAAGGGCAGGTTGTACACCTATAAGAGTTTCTTCTCCCCTCTATCTCTTTGCAAGAGGCAATTTCCATCAGTATCTGCCCAGATGTTTCATCTAGCCATACAAAATACAAGCCAAGAATAACACAAATTTACCAAATACCAATCTCTTTAAAAAGCCAACAAGTTAAACCATAAGGTTTTATAATTGCAAAGCTCTCCCTCCCCTACAAAATAAATCATACTTGGATATGTGCCATCTTTAGAAATTCTAATGGCTATTAGGCCAAACAGAAGCTCATGTAATTAATACCCTACACAAGCATGGAATAAGCACTGTTGAGGAACATTATGTGGCATCACAAAGGACAACTTTATAAAAATTCCAGTCAGCATGACACTAACTCTAGAGCAACTAAAGAAAAATGTACCTTATACAGAATTACCAtgtttttgccaaaaaaaaaaaaaaaaaaaaattctagggcAGGCGAAGGCAAAAATAACtcataaaattatattcacaAACCTTAGATCTGTCTCAGTAATGGTATCGCCCAGACCACCAACATACAGTGTGGTGATAGTCTTGTCCTCTGGTGGGTCCAGACGAGGCATTGTTGATGCCCGCTTTAAAAGTTTATCTGCCACAGGGTCATTGATTCCATAATATCGGTCTTTAATGTTCTGATCAGCAAGGGGGTCATCCGGATCTGTTGGCTTCTCATGTCTATGGTTCAGGAAAGAACAATGCATAAAGGtgaaacaagggaaaaaattttACAGATACCACCCAACAGGAGCTACAAAAGTCCCCTTTTGATCTAAAAACCATGGCCATACCAAAACATAACTATTAAAACAGAGCTACTATCAAGGGATTTACTGTATCACACAAGGACTTGCTAGCCTCCGAAAAGCCACTTAAACGGCCACAGCGTGGCAGAGTTTCCttataaagaaatgtttttgaCACAATCCACTCCAAAACAAAAGGTAACCAAAACATGATTACCCTCCTCTAGGTCAAGGGTTCTTAATGTGTCTGAGGTCTTGCATTCCACTCAGAGTCTTATTAAATCTATGGACCcaaccccagaaaaaaacatagctAGCTTTTTGTTGGGTGTAGGCTTCACCAACCCCAAAGTAAGAACTCCTAATCCAGATGCCTGGCAGTCTTAAGTCAAATACACTTACACATTCTTTACAAGTCTGGTCTTAATCTGATTTCAACTATACACTGAGATTCAAGCCAATCATACCCTGATGGCAAAGACTTACATCTTAGGCAGAAACTTTTGAGGTCAACACTGATATTTTATGGCAGAGCAGTTTAGTTTCCCAAGGCTTGGTTGTAAGTAAAAGTTCCATTATAAGTAAAAACAATTTAATCAAGCTCTAGTCCTAAGATATAAGACATATGACACTAGTTCTATAAACTTCTacattttaaagcagaaacaGTTTAAGCTAGCACCTCCCCCTGCTTGGATGACTAATCATctgaaaggaaaaactgaaaacgCAGTTCAGCTCTTGCCTGTATGGACACTCCTCTCCTCTCTTACATTCTCCTTTCACCCAGAAGGAGCAAATGTGGGGTCGATTTCTTTTGTAGTAGGGTGTGGTCCGGGCCAGTTTGAGCAGCATGTCACTGGTGGATGTGGTCTTCCCCAACATGCCAACTGGCCGTGTTCCATCAGAGTTAGAAATCTATAAAGGAATGACACATTCAAAAGATAAATTACACAGGCTGCATCAATCCCCCAGGATTCtttcattaaatataaaactacatCAAGCAAGTGGCAACATACTTCTCGCTCCATATTCTGTGTATAGTATTCTTTGTTGACATCAGACTTTGGCATGTCATCCTTAAAAGACAATCCTGCGTCACGGACCTGGATGGGCAAGCCTAGagcaaaggaaaggaggaaaaaactcaaaacatattttaaaccaTATCCAAACTGAATATGTAGACAGAATACATCATTCTTCCTTTCTCCACTTCCTTATTTGGTACCagaggctttatttatttatttatttatttttgcggtacgcgggcctctcactgttgtggcctctcccgttgcggagcacaggctccggacgcgcaggctcacaggccgtggctcacgggcccggccgctccgcggcacgcgggatcttcccggaccggggcacaaacccgtgccccctgcatcggcaggcggactcccaaccactgcgccaccagggaagccccagaggctttattttaattcaaaatctTTAGCACCATCAGGCCAATACTACTACAGAGCATTCTAAGAAATCATCCAAATTCCTGAGTTTTCATGAAATTAATGTTTTAGAAAATCTTTTAGATGAACAAACTTTTACTATAGTTAGATTTGACCTGCAATTAATAATGCATCTAGCTTTTAATATGCCatagttcatttaaaataaatattaaaaaatggattATTTTTAGGCTTGTCCTACACATCCTCTGGATAATCAGTCATGTAAGGGTCATTATATTCCAGAATCAGAACACCCCCTGAACAAACATACAACTAATATTAAACAATATGTGACCAGGACTCTGATTAGCAGAGTCAACTTTCTGAACTTAACATAGATAaacttgtattttccttttcccttttagtTTACTGTAGAGTAGAAACTtttgttgaaagaatattttTCGCATAAATAAAAAGTCATCTGCAGTTAAAGAAAATCACTCCCAAAAGCAGTTACTCTGAAACAGTAGCAATATAGTGTATCAGTCCTAACAATATATTTGATACAAAAATCTAGAGCACAATTAGCCAGAACTTTGTCAGGGATTGTGGGAAAAAACGCTCTGGATTTAGAAAGAAGCCAAAGGCAAAGAAATTACCTATCATAGCAACAATGCCTTTAACTTACCTTGGCTACAAAGGTATACAGAAGGGAAGTTTCGGCCAGTGCTGATCAATTACCAACTTTTCTTTAAGTCCCTACTGTTGTTCAGAATGCTAGAATAAATTAGTATGGTTCTTTTCTTCTTGGGAAAAGCAGAGCACAGCAGACACTCCAAAGTGGGTGAGAACCAGAGAAGGGGTGAGAAGTGGGAGACAAGAAAACTGGTTTGTTGTGTAGAGTAGTTGCACACTTTCAGACCCATGGGACAGGGCAAACATACCATACTCTAGGTCCAAGAGGCAGGTCTGACAGACATTCTTCAATTTACTGCAAGTCTGGCAAACTTCAGTCTTCTTGAAACGCATGCGGACCCCGGGGCACCAACGAAACACTGTGAACGGCCTGGCACAGATCTGGAACACAAAATAAAGCCACAGAGTGTTAATGGTCCTGATCTGGACAATCAATCCAGGAGATTTAATAAAAGGATCCCTGAATCTAGGGTGTAGAAGAGATCTTAGCAATCATCTAGTCTAAACACCATATGATGTTTCAATCCTTTACAACACCCTTCCTCAGTAGTTAAAAAATTCGATTAGTACACaaataaaacactcaaaaatTAAAGTCCTCCCCACCCTAGAGGTCACCACCATTAATGATATAACCCTTAATCTTTTACGGGGTGAGTAGCGAGTGTCATATACTCCTCTGGGAATCTTATGATGGCTACGACCTTCCTCCTCAGCTAAAACGCTCATGTGCATATAATCAAACAGTACTCGGTATATACAATCTCAGGGGGTTCAAAGCCCAACCACAGACACCAAGTTAAGAATCCTTACATTAAAGGGCTTACTTTCTTAGCCCTACACTAAATAGTTAACAGCCAATGAGTATGTAAATGACACATGAATGTCTGTGTAGCACTCACTTTTATAAAGGACTTCATACCTCAACAAGTGGAAGAGAAacggaaaataaaattaaatcattacTCTTTAAACATACTTACTTTGCATTCCTTCCCGTACTTTTCTTTGgtctgaaatagaaaaaatagaaaagaatgagttatggaaagaagaaaacctaATGCCTGCTCCTTCTCTAGACAGGACCTAAGAAATTTATCTGGAAATCCCTGGCATCttgaagagaggaggaaaaaatccacccttttggggagggagggggggtaAGGGAGGGCTGGGGACATAATCTAGTCACCTACAAGTTATAACCTCTTAAGAATCTTACAGATCTAACACCAGGTAAGTATGTACCTTTCCACAACCGCAACTCTTAGATTCATTTCTGGCTCCGAAGTTCTCTCCCAAGAACAATTTCCTAATGGTTTCCACAGTCCCTAAATGGAGGATGCAGCCATGGCCAGCCCATTTTACAAAGTTTAGTCAGAGTTAACTACTACAGACTCATCCTGTGCTGGTACCCTGCATATAGTCAACCAATACCTCCAAGATTGATCACAACACAGCCCTAATCTAAGTATTAAATGTTAACTGCTGCTAATTTTACCCTTATTTGTAAGGATAGAGGGTACCTTATACTAAACAGATTACAAGGTGCAGAGGCCAAAAGGCACTTGATTAGGAGTCAGGAAACCTAGATTTTTAGTCCTGGGTCTGCTCCTAATTTGCTGAGGTACCTGGAGTCCGAACATCTGAACTTAGATCCCAGCTCCACACCTTACTTGCTATATTGAAAAGACATAAACTCCCTTTGCCTCTGGTTAACAGACCTATCTCCTAGGTAAATGCTCAAcgaatattagctattattatgacTCTTATATCACAGGACTGTTGCTGAGTTCCAAAGTGAGAGAACAAGCATGACAGTCCTTTGCAAATTCGTCGTACTCTTAGGGTTAGTAAAGGGGCATTATTACTTCTCAGCTAAGACAAACACATCACCGACAGTGTGCAAAGTACCACAACACTGACAGAACACAGACAGCAAGTCCCGTTTCACACACGATCACTCACCATTCGGATATATGGGTTTTCTCCAAGACACGTCTGGCACAGAATAGGGAAGTCCTGGTGAAAATGGGAAATCTGGTCGAACGCCAGGCTCCGAAGACCCTGCCATCTCGGCCACCGtgatggggcggggggaggggacgAGGAGCGAGGTTGGGGAACAGGGCAGGAACCCGAGGTCCAGCACTGGCCGGGTCGCGGACGGGGTGCTGTCTGCACTTCCGGCAGACGGCGGGAGAAAAGACCCGCTCGAAAAGAGTGGACGGAGTAGGGATGGAAAGGGGGCTGCTGCCGGACCCTGGCTAAGCCCTCTCCCTCCAAGCCCGCAGGAGGGCCGCCCTTCAGCTTTCAGCCGTGGCAGAGTTAGGCCGCGGTGCTGGCTTCTCCCCGGACTTCCCTCGGCTGCGCCGCAGCCATGTCCATGCCCACCCGCTGGAAGCCTGGCTTTGCTGCCTCTTTCCGTCCTCCACCGGCAGGCATACTCACCGCATCCTCCCAGTTCTGCCTGTTGTAGGTGTTGGAACCCAGAGAGGTCGCCATCTTGAGAGCGTCTGGAGGTAGCCGCAGCTTCCGAGTTGGGAGAGAAGACCGCCACAATCCCGTCAGGCCCCGAAGCTGCCTGCCGGCCGTCGACGTCTTATTTACGCGTCTTGTGCGCCCTTGAGCGGGGGGGGCCGGCCTTGTGCGTCATGACGTCACCCGCTCAGAATTTCTTCGCTTGATAGTTGACTTCCTGGTGCTTCTTCAGAGTGGTGACAGCAAGGGATGAAGAGTCACAAGTACAATcggtttattttaatatttgagtgAAAGAATAAAGGAACAAGTAATGAATGAGGGGTTAAAACAGCGTTGGTCCCCACTGAGTGCTTATTATGCCAAACGGTGGGGTAACGTCTTGCCGTTACCGTGTCTTACTTAATTCCCACAATAAGCCCTCTCTatgtagggttgccagatttagcaaggAAAACCCAGAACGTctacttaaatttgaatttcagataaacagggAACCCTATTTTAGTTCCAAATATGTTCCAAACATGCTTACACTAAATAATGACTCGtttttctgaaagtgaaatttatCAGGATGTCTTGTACTTTATCTGGCAACCATTACCCTCTAGGCAACTATTACTGTACCTCTTTTAtagaaggaaactgaagtttagagagattaagtaacttgcttctGGTCGTGTAGCTAGAAAATGGTGAAGCCACAAATCCAAAGACAATAGTCCTGTGTTTCCAACTTCTGAAATGAAAAGGGTCCTATGGATCAACACATGTTACATCGTTTTTGGAACAACTCATAACCACACTGCCGATATTGTATGAATTTCAAGCGTCCTGGTATCACTTTCATAATTTTTGACATATCCTATCATCaaacaaatacttttatttatgcCACCTTATGTCTTAACAATTAGGTTTAAAGCAAAATTTGTGTAGAGTAAAATTTTACCCTTTTTACTTGAACAGTTATGAATTTTTACATATAGTCATACAAATATAGAATAGTTCTATCATCTGTCATCCCCAAAAGTTCCCTTGTGCTGAGTGAATCCACTTCTGCCCATGCTTGGTCCacggcaaccactgatctgtgttCTGCCCCTATAGTTTTGCCATTTCCAGAATATCATAAATGGAATCTTGTATTGCCTTTTGGgtctgatttctttctcttcgcatattgtatttgaaattcatccatattgtca includes these proteins:
- the RBM22 gene encoding pre-mRNA-splicing factor RBM22, encoding MATSLGSNTYNRQNWEDADFPILCQTCLGENPYIRMTKEKYGKECKICARPFTVFRWCPGVRMRFKKTEVCQTCSKLKNVCQTCLLDLEYGLPIQVRDAGLSFKDDMPKSDVNKEYYTQNMEREISNSDGTRPVGMLGKTTSTSDMLLKLARTTPYYKRNRPHICSFWVKGECKRGEECPYRHEKPTDPDDPLADQNIKDRYYGINDPVADKLLKRASTMPRLDPPEDKTITTLYVGGLGDTITETDLRNHFYQFGEIRTITVVQRQQCAFIQFATRQAAEVAAEKSFNKLIVNGRRLNVKWGRSQAARGKEKEKDGTTDSGIKLEPVPGLPGALPPPPAAEEEASANYFNLPPSGPPAVVNIALPPPPGIAPPPPPGFGPHMFHPMGPPPPFMRAPGPIHYPSQDPQRMGAHAGKHSSP